In Pleomorphomonas sp. T1.2MG-36, the genomic stretch TGACGCCCGCCGAGCGATAGCCCCGGAAGCGCTCGGCTTCCACCGACGAAGGATTGGCTTCAAGCGTGATCTCGGCCTCGGCAGACATCTGCCAATGATGACCGATCAGATCGAGCAGGCGGCCGACGCTCTCCGGTTTCATCAGCGATGGCGTACCGCCACCGAGAAACACCGAAGTCACGGTACGCCCCGGCGTCAGGCGGGCGTGGGCGGCTATTTCCCGCTCCATGGCGGCGAGATAGCCGGCCTCGTCGATCCCCTTCGGCCGGACATGGCTGTTGAAGTCGCAATAAGGACATTTGCGAGCGCAGAAGGGCCAATGGACGTAGACGCCGAAACCGATGTCCGGCGTGCCTGAGGCCGCCGCTTCTACCCCCGAAAGGAGATCCCGATCGTTCATAGGCTCACCCGCGCGGCCCGAAGCCGATGGGGAAGGCGCCTTCGACGAGCAGCTTCAGCGACCGCGATCGGTGCGACAACGGACCTGGCGCGTCCCAGATGGAACCGTGCTTTTCGGCTTCCGTCATCTCGCCATAGGTCCTGGTTTCTCCCTCCGGCATGAAGACCGGATCATAGCCATGGCCGAAGTCGCCCGAGCGCGGGGGCCAGACGAGCGTGCCGTCACGCGTGCCGAGGTATTCCTGGGTATGGCCGTCAGGCCAAGCGAGACAAAGGAGGGAGACGAACGTCGCCCGCCGCTTGTCAGGCGTCGCGGCCCCAACCTTGAAAAGCTCTTCCTCGACGAGACGCA encodes the following:
- a CDS encoding non-canonical purine NTP pyrophosphatase, with amino-acid sequence MTEQRRIDGKRLVVATHNNGKLREFYFLLGGLSIELVSAGDLGLPVPVEDGQTFVDNARIKALAAARAAGEVALADDSGLCVEALDGRPGVYTADWAGPNRDWSMAMRLVEEELFKVGAATPDKRRATFVSLLCLAWPDGHTQEYLGTRDGTLVWPPRSGDFGHGYDPVFMPEGETRTYGEMTEAEKHGSIWDAPGPLSHRSRSLKLLVEGAFPIGFGPRG